A genomic region of Falco rusticolus isolate bFalRus1 chromosome 20, bFalRus1.pri, whole genome shotgun sequence contains the following coding sequences:
- the PURB gene encoding LOW QUALITY PROTEIN: transcriptional activator protein Pur-beta (The sequence of the model RefSeq protein was modified relative to this genomic sequence to represent the inferred CDS: inserted 4 bases in 2 codons; deleted 4 bases in 4 codons; substituted 1 base at 1 genomic stop codon): MADGDSGSERGGSGSGSGGSRPPAAAAAGPGPAGGTGXGGGAGPEQETQELASKRLDIQNKRFYLDVKQNAKGRFLKIAEVGAGGSKSRLTLSMAVAAEFRDYLGDFIEHYAQLGPSSPEQLAQAAGPPGEDGAGPGPRRALKSEFLVRENRKYYLDLKENQRGRFLRIRQTVNRGPGGPGGFPGGPPGLQSGQTIALPAQGLIEFRDALAKLIDDYGGEEDELGGPGGGGPGXGGGLYGELPEGTSITVDSKRFFFDVGCNKYCVFLRVSEVKPSYRNAITVPXRPGPSSGGAFCRYAEEMRDIQERQRDKLYDRRAGPPGPAAQRPRGDDSDGDDVDDD; encoded by the exons ATGGCGGACGGGGACAGCGGCAGCGAgcgcggcggcagcggcagcggcagcggcggTTCGCGAccgcccgcggcggcggcggcgggtccGGGTCCGGCGGGGGGTACCGG cggcggcggggcgggcccggaGCAGGAGACGCAGGAGCTGGCCTCG AAGCGGCTGGACATCCAGAACAAGCGGTTCTACCTGGACGTGAAGCAGAACGCCAAGGGCCGCTTCCTCAAGATCGCCGAGGTGGGGGCGGGCGGCTCCAAGAGCCGCCTCACGCTCTCCATGGCGGTGGCCGCCGAGTTCCGCGACTACCTGGGCGACTTCATCGAGCACTACGCGCAGCTGGGCCCCTCCAGCCCCGAGCAGCTGGCCCAGGCCGCCGGGCCGCCGGGCGAGGAcggcgccgggcccggcccccgccgcgccctCAAGAGCGAGTTCCTGGTGCGGGAGAACCGCAAGTACTACCTGGACCTGAAGGAGAACCAGCGCGGGCGCTTCCTCCGCATCCGCCAGACCGTCAAccgcggccccggcggcccGGGGGGCTTCCCCGGCGGCCCCCCCGGGCTGCAGAGCGGCCAGACCATCGCGCTGCCGGCCCAGGGCCTCATCGAGTTCCGTGACGCCCTGGCCAAGCTCATCGACGACTACGGGGGCGAG GAGGACGAGCTgggcggccccgggggcggtgggccggg gggcggggggctctACGGGGAGTTGCCCGAGGGCACCTCCATC ACCGTGGACTCCAAGCGCTTCTTCTTCGACGTGGGCTGCAACAAGTAC TGCGTGTTCCTGCGGGTGAGCGAGGTGAAGCCGTCCTACCGCAACGCCATCACCGTCCCCTAAAGGCCTGGGCCAAGTTCGGGCGGCGCCTTCTGCCGCTACGCCGAGGAGATGCGCGACATCCAGGAGCGCCAGCGGGACAAGCTCTACGACCGGCGCGCCGGCCCGCCCGGGCCCGCAGCGCAGCGGCCGCGCGGCGACGACTCCGACGGTGACGACGTGGACGACGACTGA